The DNA window AAATAGATTATTTAGTGTCGGATCTATTGAAATGAGTTTcttataccaaacaattctttttccctcaaggggttaactactacattccaattgttcattggccactttcctcttggtaagggtagaagagactctttagatatggtatgcagctcttctacaagaaggatattccaaaatcaaaccattgttctctaatctttggtagtgccatagcctctgtaccatggtcgtccactgtcttgggttagagatctcttgcttgagggtacactcgggcacactattctatcttaattctcttccacttgttttgttaaagcttttatagtttatataggttatatttattttaatgttactgttcttaaaatattttattttttccttatttcctttcctcactaggctattttccctgttggagcccctgggcttatagcatcctgcttttccaactagggttgtagcttagtaagtaattataataataatgataataataataatatatacacactgtatattagTGTGTCTGTGTACAGAGAGAGAAAATGGCTCGGGATAATTTATACATACTGTGCGTGCTtctaaattgcatatatatatataaatgcttgtagGTAAGTATATGGCTAACACACCCaccttcttattattatcaaatcaACACTAGATTGACATTCAAATTGAATAATTATTCTAACCTATTAGAGCATCATGCAAAGCAGTCAACACCTGTGATGAATATTAATTTAACTTCCGTTAAGTCAATTAGATCAGTCTTCACTAGGTAAAAAAAAAGTACAGTTCCttccactgagattaccaagcaattcttctttgctcaagtggttaactactgcactgtaattgttcaggggctactttcctcttggtaatggtagaagagactttaactatggtaagcagcttttctgggagaagaacaccccaaaatcaaaccattgttctctagtcttggtagtgccatagcctctgtaccaaagtcttccactttcttggggtagagttctcttgcttgagggtacacttgggtacactattctgtcttatttcttctcttcttgttattttgaagtttttatcctcttgttattttcaagtttttatagtttatatatgaaagttttattttaatgttttaattgttcattaacttctcttttagtttttccttatttcctttcctcactgggctattttccctattggagctcttgggcttatagcaaaaggtcgagaaataagctgccgcagttgaggtctgtgctctactgagtgcccctctagtttttatatgtgtttgttattattattattattattattattattattatcattattattattattattattattatcatttttattattattattattattattattattattattattattagtagtagtagtagtagtagtagttaagctacaaccctagttggaaaagcaagatgctataagcccaagggctccaacatggaaaaaatagcccaatgaggaaaggaaataaggaaataaataaatgatgagaacaaattaacaataaatcattctaaaaacagtaacaatgtcaaaacataaatgctatatataaactataaaaaaaagacttacgtcagcctgaaTATcagcattttttgtttgttttcaatTGATTGTCTATTTCTTCCAGGTATTTACTTCTCGGATTGATGACGTGGGTCACACTCACGGCCCTGGGTCGAAGGAAGTTCAAGACGCCGTGAGATCCGTTGACAACGTGATTGACATTCTTTTGGATGAGCTCGAGGAAAGGGAACTTACGGACAAAGGTACTGGCAAGGTCAGAGTTGATGTGACAGTTCATATATTTTATCTATTCATGACCAGTATTAGAgtagagactatttagctatggtaagcatctattctaggagaaggacataccaaaatcaaaccaaggtaatcatctattccctagtttgcaatttggttttcggaaaggccttggagcatgtgatgcccttcttacaatctccaatgcagtacagaaatcccttgattgtggtcgggaagttcgtatgattggccttgattttagtgctgcctttgaccgtgttaatcatgaggcccttgttttcaaactgaaacaattgggagtgggtgggtcgtttcttagcattattattgattttttaagtagtagatctcaaagagttgttgtttatgggcaccatagtgagtataggaatgtgatatccggtgtcccacagggtagtgttcttggcccattacttttcatactatatacacatgacatgtggtttggcctagaaaataagcttgttgcatatgcagatgatgctactctctttgcatcaattccatcccctgaatgtagatctggggttggtgaatcccttaatagagatttagctaaaattagtgcatggtgcaaattatggggtatgaagttgaatcctaacaaaactcaaagtatgattgtaagtaggtcaaggacggtggctcctcaacatccggatctcagtattgataatgtttctttaaatttgtatgactctttcaaaattttaggcgtgattcttgacagcaaatttacttttgagaaacatataaggtctgtgtcttcttcaattgcacaaaaaattggcttattgagaaagtcttttaagatattcggtgatcaatctattcttttattctaccttgttttgagtattgttctcctgtctggtcttcagctgctgattctcatcttaatttgttggacagaaacttacggtctattaaatttcttattcctgatctagatattaatctctggcaccgtcgatcaattagttcattatgcatgttgcataagatttttcataactctgaccatcctttacattcagatctccctggacaattctatcctgttcgtaatactaggcaggcagttaattctaatagccaggccttctccatcataagactcaatactacgcagtactctagaagttttattccagctgttaccaagttgtggaatgatcttcctaatcgggttgttgaatcagtagaacttcaaaagttcaaagttggagcaaatgcttttttgttgaccaggcggacatgagtctttttatagtttatatatgacatatttgttgttgacgttgttaatagtttatatatgatatatctcttttgacattactttttttagaatgatttattgttaatttgttctcttcagttatttatttccttatttcctttcctcactgggctatttttccctgttggagcccctgggcttatagcatcttgcttttccaattagggttgtagcttggatagtaataataataataataataataatcttgtgtagtgccatagtctctgtaccttggtcttctgtcttggggtagagtttccttgcttgagggtactctcaggcacgctgtcctatatgttattattattattattattattattattattactattattattattatttggattaaaaatattattaatattcaattaataaaattattgaaataattttttctctgttggagccctagggcttatagcatccttcttttccaactagggttgtagcttgggtggtaATAATGATTGAAAGTTTTTGGAATGATGAAGTAGCTTTGCAAGTATTTATCATTgttagaaagtggaagaccatggtacagaggctgtggcaccacccaagactagagaacaatggtttgatcttggagtacccttctcttagaagagctgcttatcatagctaaagaatatcttaTACCCATTTGGCTATTGCTATTGCTTGGTAACAATTCTTTTAGAAAGCTGCTATGGTAGAGTGATAGTCAAAACATGTTCTTGTCCCTCCCTTCTAAAACATAACCACGTTTTAACCATCAGTTAATATCATCGTCGTGAGCGACCACGGAATGGCCGACACTTCAGAAGAGGCTGTTAAGAGACACGAAATAGACACGTACCTGGATCCAGCCCACGTGGAAAACATTGCGGAGTACGGTGCCTTCATGAATATCAAGGCAACCGAAGGAAATGCCGAAAAGGTAAGAAGTGAATTGTATAAGAATGTCCTCGACTTCCgaacactcgacttacaaacattcggagatacgaacacaaatccatcttaaatcataaatcttggatattgtatcaaaagttagTATACTATAATAAGGTAAATAAAGGCtgtaataaatcaatataatttaatttaataaagTAAGCAAAGgaacatttgcaataacctgatatttatttcatatgaaaccgaTCTATTTGCTTACTTTAGAACTGGAAATCCAGGCATGGGAGTCAAGTTAGGCCTACCCTAGTCCAAAATTACCAAAAGTCTACTTGCAAAAAACTTCTTGAATCTATTAAGTTTGTAATTTGAATACCTTCTGTAATATGGAAGGAAAATGTGTTGAATGAAGGTAAATTGTAGCTTCTTCCATTTCAAACAACTCTTACAATATTACATCCAATTATAtaatggagcctttgtagggtgacggccagatcccgtagaaaacgggaatattctgaactgtggccgtcgttctaaaaacgattttggcgggagaagctaacttaaaaaacccacctaacctatgctaaaagccttATCCTTACCCAGGGAGGCTtcgccccttccccccccccccccccttacacaacagtttccttacctacgagtacgacgggagaagctaacttaaaaaaaccacctaacctatgctaaaagccgtgtacTTACCCAGGgggacccccccccttacacaacatatttaagatccgtagaccatttccaaacgtttttattctatacaagataacagtcggagcgataataagcaaattaggacgcttggccgtagcgctacaaactaccctatataatttataaaatttattttagtagACTGGTGTTAGGTAGATGTTGTCTTTAAAATTGCACTAAAGATGCTAAAAGGGTAAGTATAAATTCTTATTGGAATTCATGCAATGTATActtcaatacatacagtacatacatacatataccaaagcacttcccccaatgttggggggtagccgacatcaacaaagaaacaaaaacaaaaaggggacctctactctctacgttcctcccagcctaacaagggactcaaccgagttcagctggtactgctagggtgtcacagcccaccctcccacattatccacttcAATATTTCATCCAAttataaaatttattgaatttattttattaggCTGGTGTTAAGTAAATGTTGTCTTTAAAATTGTACTAAAGATGCTGAaataatttatgtaaattcttaCTGATATTCTTTTAATGTATACTTCATGAATAATTTGCACTTTCCATGCAACTGAGGATGCctaaaaactcaaatcaatcaatcaatcaatccatgcaACTGTTGAAGTTGATGATACCTTATTTCAATTTAAGAAAACAAACCTTAGTTAGCTAGGGGAGTCAAATTGTATACCCATCAGCATTTGCATTGAATACTGAAGTAACATTAAGTCTCCAAATGTATTTTAAAATAATCTCTTAAAACAATGTATGATGACTatgaaaaattcttcttaataAATCCTTTGAATATATAAACTTTTACAAACAAAGCATGCAAGAATTAGAATTATACTAGAATTATGAtcacaagagagcgtgctagaaataggaatgaatggcgagcgattgtgatgcagttccggtagggcctgctgctgcctccgatgccttagatgaccgcggaggtagcagcagtatgggattcagcattatgaagcttcatctgtggtggataatgtgggaggttgggctgtggcaccctagcagtaccagctgaactcggctgagtccctggtcaggctggaggaacgtagagagtagaggtcccctttttttttattttgtttcatttgttgatgtcggctaccccccaaaattgggggaagtgcctttggtatatgtatgtatgtatgtatgatcacattagaactttttttttatgctttgatatagaatgttctcaacttacaaacttaattgattCCAAGAAACGGAGTCGATTTTTTTTGTCCTTGGGCAGGCCCAACCTGAATCCcatacctatgatttccagctacaaaactCAACAAATAGTCAAGTTTCATATgcaataaatatcaggttattacaaattttTGTTGCTTATTgtgttaaatgatataatattgtttattacagtatttctttatcttatccctgttattttcagttggatttgtgtttgtgtgggtgtgtaaatACACTAGCTaccaattgtaccaaccgtgtgtcacacgatcgtacatagttcattttgtgtatatattatgcttgtatctttgctcttccctcccactaaaaagaaccagaataaacatgtctgcttttttcatctgtaacagtgtctgtttttcgaacatgaaatttcttgtcactttgagcttttgtatataaaggagagtgttctataataaactcctacgggctgcaagattgcaagagcccatgtctggccaaaagggccaggcaatcttcaacaacaacaaataataaactcacccagttgctttcatgctgtcttttgagtcacaaccttctctcggcctgtcacacaaTTCTCCCCATGGGTAGATTGCTattaatttttggatttgtaagtcAAGAGATAATACATTAATGCAGTTTTGATCTGACAATTTCTCTTCCTTGCCAAAGGTATTCGACGCCCTGAAGTCCATCCCAGGAATATCAGTGTACAAGAAAGAGGATATCCCCAAAACCTTACGTTACAAGAACGGAAAGTTTGTCAGTGATGTCATTTTGATTGCTGAAGCAGGTTAGTTGGACCCAAAGAATGGTATTGGTTTGGTTAAACCGTTGGCtgtgaatttagaataaaaaaaaaaaaaagatggtgaaCGAAACGCAACGCAAATTTGAAGCCATTTTTCTAAGTCACCTTTTTGCATCTCGTTGTCTTGATGACTAAAAGCTatgtgttgcatatatatatatatatatatatatatatatatatatatatatatatatatatgtatatatatatatatatatatattttatatatatatatatatatatatatatatatatatatatatatatatatatatatatatatgtgtgtgtgtgtgtgtgtgtgtgtgtgtgtgtgtgtgtgtgtgtgtgtgtgtgtgtgtgtgtgcaaaagaaccacagggaaaatgaaaataggaaattaaagatcaagtcctgactagtttcgtgatacttcttaagaggatcgcctgtggttcttttgcatctaagcatcacatttacctgtgatttttatgcatttatAAATGTGTGCGTATTAcgtgtgttttatgtatatttatatacacagtctccctttttttttagaaatttatgtAACGTCAAATCATTCTTTCCCCAGGTAATTACATAATGCCTTCAACAACTGACCAGCAGATTCCAAAAGCCTCCAGGAAAATCATCATGGGGTCTCATGGCTATAATACTGACGTCCAGACTATGAGGGGTATATTCTTCGCAAGGGGACCAGGTTAGATCATTCAATTTGTTGATAAGCTGTCCGATATTTGAGCTGTAATAATGAATTCTTTTATTTATTGACTTCCATTTTCATATTCTTACATTTTTCTTAGCTGAGGTTGTCCCCTTTTTGTTATTTATAGACTTTTTAAAATTATGCAGATGCATTTTAAGTAATTTAGTACAATTTTGGGCTTGTTCTTGTAACTtatattactattttcatatttAACTGGATATTAAAGTTATTTTATTGGCTAATTAGGTTGGttttagtacatacatataccaaggcacttcccccaattttggggggtagccgacatcaacaaatgaaacaaacaaaaaaggggacctctactctctacgttcctcccagcctaacaagggactcaaccgagttcagctggtactgctagggattTAGTAGTcttaataaaatacaaaactgGATTTAAAAGCTTTAACACTTTTTGAAAATAGAATCATCTTAATGATACAGCTAATTAGGTTGATTTTAGAAGTCTTAATAAAATTCAAAACTGGATTTAAAAAGCTTTGCCACTTTCCAAATATAAAATTATCTTGATTGCCTCATTGAAGGTATTGGAGAATGACATTTTCAGGAAGTAAGGACAATGGAAAGTTGTATCTAATTCTTAACCTGAGcaatctgttaacccttttaccccaggatctttggaaatttccaaccctcaacccccaaggggttatttttttcccagcacattttgcagtatattttttttaaattgctctaacagccttaatttttgtcatagagaggtcaggttggtctcattctattggaaaatgcctgaatgtttttcaaaatattatcaaaaatatgaaaaaaaaaaaattatagcatttttttgcaaggtacgtccatgggggtaaagggatgggttttgtgaaacgtgccagtacgtcctttgggggtaaaagggttaagtattagGATGTTATGTTATTACTGATCCCATTtctcatttatatttttaattccaGCTTTCGTGGAAGGAAGTGTCATTGAACGCATCCACATGGTTGACGTGTACCAAGTCCTGACAAACGTCCTCGAAATCGTCCCTAACCCAAATAATGGAACTTGGGATCGGGTCGAGTTCGCCTTTAAGTCATCTTATAGACACCCGAAGCAGTCGAATGGCGCCTCAACGTCAATACTAGCAACCTTATCCCTATCTCTTCTTACTTTGGCTCTTACGAGATTTATTTAGGATGGTTATGTAACTATATTTTTATTACGGCATTCCTTTTTAGTCCTTTGCGAGAAGAACGACTCTAGTGACCAGCTAGAGAATACTACTAGTTACAATTTAGGTATATACTGTATCTAGATTGTGCTATTAGTATGAAAATGATGATGAGACTCCCTTTTCACAGTCAGGAGTAAGGCtcgcttcacatgagcggattgaTGTGGTTTTGTCTACGCTGACCCTAGCGAGTCATGTGAAGACATGTCTCCTAACGAgcagatatatttacatacaaaagaaaCCTCTCTTTTGAAGTGAGCCTTAAATGGAATGTTTTTACCCATGTCTATGAAAATCGATTATTTATGATTCAATTATTTATCTTATTAGTTAAGATAATATTGACAGCACTTCCTTTCACTCAACCAGAAGTAAAAAGATCTTAACTCTTTTTTTGTACTGTACAGAAAGAACGACTCTAGGTTCACACTAGAGAGAACTATTTAGATAACAGGACTTGTGTATAACAGTGATGAGTCTTCCATATACACAACCAAATATAAACAATGGACATGTTTATATTATACAGGGGGAAAGGATTCATGTTTTCCAATGGAAACTTTTACTGCATTtgttatattaatgataatgatgcgtCTTCCCTCTCCACGACCAGATGTACAATACTGAACATGTCTTCTCTTTTAGCTTAAGTTATGAGGTAGAtttgtgtttatgtttatgttgcTACTGTAGTACAAGTAGAGATAATAGTATAAGTATTTAAGGTAAAATTATGTACATCAGAAGAATGAAGATTATTTCGATTAAAGTATTTTAACTCCATCATTAATCCCTTGAAGTGAAGGCACTGCAATAGTTATGATATCAAAAGAGTTTGAAATAAATGCTGGAATCCGCCATGGTTCG is part of the Palaemon carinicauda isolate YSFRI2023 chromosome 15, ASM3689809v2, whole genome shotgun sequence genome and encodes:
- the LOC137654428 gene encoding glycerophosphocholine cholinephosphodiesterase ENPP6-like; this translates as MGLPLRAICLLCVVLSPVLIPGCSALPNTVEDERQEDPTIEIDDRPKLLFILLDGFRWDYVEKQRPEDLPGFTRLLKEGVRAKWTQPVFPTMSFPAWTTLYTGLYAENHGIVGSSFYDPETKDIFTISDVETTANPKWWTSEPIWTTAERAGLKTAQYLVSRCDVSYDNILTHHCEPYTRDPRRDIFLKNAMKALEKFDQGYNFVQVFTSRIDDVGHTHGPGSKEVQDAVRSVDNVIDILLDELEERELTDKVNIIVVSDHGMADTSEEAVKRHEIDTYLDPAHVENIAEYGAFMNIKATEGNAEKVFDALKSIPGISVYKKEDIPKTLRYKNGKFVSDVILIAEAGNYIMPSTTDQQIPKASRKIIMGSHGYNTDVQTMRGIFFARGPAFVEGSVIERIHMVDVYQVLTNVLEIVPNPNNGTWDRVEFAFKSSYRHPKQSNGASTSILATLSLSLLTLALTRFI